From Camelina sativa cultivar DH55 chromosome 5, Cs, whole genome shotgun sequence:
CGGATATTGACGCCTCTTCACACAGTGTTGTCTTCTCTTCCATTACCTGAACATTTCGTTTTGCAGAAGCCTGCAACTTCTCAATCACAAGCGGGGCTAAGAACGGAGACACGCATAGCTGCTCCCGTCCACTTTGTGCCTTCTCTTCCTCTACCTGAACCTGCAACATCTCTATCACAAACTGAGTTAAGAGCAGAGACGCGCAAAGCTACTCTTGTCCACTCTGTGCCTTCCCATCCTGTAACTGAACATTGCATTTTGCAGAAGCCTGCAGTTTCACAGCCACAAACTAAACTGAGAGACCTGGTTGCGTTTACTCACGAAACAACTCATGCTCCCACCGTGGAACCTGAGACCTGTCCTGATTTCACCTCCGTAGACAAACCAGCGATAGTCACAACCAGAAAAGCTTCAGCTCCAAGGAGATCACTGCAAGATTGTAGAGCCATTTCACCTTCATATACTTGAGCATACTTAATTGTacagataataaaaaaaagggggACTCATATGTTCATATACTTCAGCCCATAAAATTGTAACAATATACTTGGCTGAAATTAGACTAACCTTGcccattctttttattttctgcttCATGTCAAACATGTCAATAACATATGAACTGTTTCATAATCGATTCCTCTTTGTCGATCCTGCaatttatcaaaccaaaaatttgcaattttgttGGCCAAAAACCTGCAATgtataactcaaaaaaaatcaaaagctgCAAATTAGTTTACCAAAACCTGCAATTATAAATCAGAAAATTTATactcaaaccaaaatctgaaAATTCATTCACCAAAACCTTTGATATATAACTTAGAAAACCAACACCTGCAATTTCTCAAAGTAATTAGCTTTGTAGACTTGTCTGTTGGGTTTCTTATAGTTCCCGTCACGAACTCCAAGCAATATCATATCAATCAACCAACTAAATCGTCAAGAAGCAGAAATAACACCATTGACCCTCTTGAGTTAAACATCCAATTAGTCGTTCTACAAAGACAGAAAAGGAACGGTCTAATTGCTGGACCCGCGGTCTGAGATCTTGGTTTGAACCCGCGGTTTCAACATCGTACAGTTGTTTCTTCTGCAGGTCTAATTGCTGGACCAGTTTCTGATTCTGAAGCGGTCGAAAGCGGCAtcaacctgaaaaaaaaaaaatcacaagtaaACAAGATGCACCAAAGAAACGCATTCTTGCTGTCTTACATAATCCTTATTTGCATCATTCTCACACTTCAACATTTCACAAAACATTCACACAACAACTTACATAATCTCCATAAGCTAGCTTCTTTCCCTTGAAATCCAAATCCAATTAACTTCGGGGACatcttattcttcttcatcatcggagacatcttcttcttcctccttttcttttcttctgtggGTGGCGATCGAGAGGGGAGAtgaacaaataataatattaggtCAAATTTAAATTCtcttttggaagaagaaagaacaggATCCGCGTCCTTTTAAAACGGGTATGGTAAAACGCGCGGATCTTATACAAAACGGGTCGggtaatcaattttgtttttttctgactattttatcctttttaatttcaataaagCTATTCCTTCTTTTAAAATTGAATGGCAATTTCAGTAAATAGGAAGAGGATTTCGGACATTTTCTCAAACGTACtcctctttttaattatatagagatatattttttttcgtttatgcTTTGCCAAATTTTCCAATTGAGAATGAGTTGTCGTCCACATTAGCTATTCAAGCAGTCAAATCTCGTTTTAAAAACTCATATTTATTTACTATACCATTtttaaatcaaccaaaaaattaCTTAAAAGACCAGACCTAAAACTAAACACATTTTTCATCTTCCCATAAACATCCTAGTTCTTCAACAAATCAAGTTGTTTAACTTGGCAGTGGAAACCATTTAGAAAAAAACCTTATTTTGTCCTTTTGAAGATTATCATTATCATGATCATGTTTTTGTCTCAAGAAAACACATTAAGATGAAAAGCCAAATATTTaagggtttgaatggtaactgcggtcAGGATGGACAAATCCGTCTGCGGATCAGACCGTTCTGACAACGAACCACTGTGGTTCAGACTGTTCTGACAACGAACCGCTGCGGTCTAACTCTATTTGTAAGCAAAAGCGGTTCACAGTTGATCCACTgcagttttgtttatgtttcctTTGGACCGCATTATTGCGGAATATACTTaatgaatgataaataaaaagtggTTTAATCTATAAATAGATTTGTCCGCCCCAACTGCTGCAACCATTCATACTCTAAGAAGATCTGAAGGCAAAATACTAAGCATAGTCGAGTTTATGTTcactctcttttatttataaaaattaaccGCAAAATACTATCATCACCCATTAACTAGAGTTTTTgtgcctttttttcttttctttttacctattttaaattaaaattttggcaATATATTATACCTAATTAACACTTTTGATTATTGTTTCGGGCAGATTTGCTgataaaacctaaaaaccaaAAGTTAAGCGTGCACCTCAAAACCAAAAGTTAAGTTATGCGTGGTTCAATTGGGTAATACAATAGTTACGGTGAACTTGGTCGCATTGGATGATTTTGTTGTCATTGTTCTTGAGcggacaaataaaaagaaaagcctCTTCTTTTGAATCCCACACACAGAGATCTAATTATTGTTTCCCGTTAATAAAGGTTAAGactttgttctctctcttcttcgagTCGTTTCATATtcccttttcaattttttcaagttttatgtAATTGGGTATTTCTTGTTTACTCTCTAATACTATACGCTTTCTTGGTGTGAACTTGTAAACTCTTCAACCCTAaatgcttctttttttcataatttgattGAGAAGGGTTTTAAAGTGAGACACTTTTGATGCTTGTtgcttaaagttttgatttttattgtcaatTGGGTTTTTGGAGAAGCAATATGAGCTGTGTGATTGAATTGATTAGCTCAATGAAGCTGGATTTTATTTAAACGAGTtgtgttcttctcttttgtgaGGTTCGTGTCGTTTCATATTCCCTTCAATTTCATAGCTTTAGATATTGGACATATCTCAGTTAGTCTGTGCTGAACGTATCGAATTGAGGATATTGGGGGAGATTCTTGGTGTGGACAGAACACTTTTGATTCACAGATTCTTGCAAACTCTACAactctaatgtttttttttcacagtttTGGTTGAATAGGAATGACAAAGGGTTTTAAAGTGAGACacttttggttcttgtttcttcaagttttcgttttttattGTCAATTGGGTTTTGGAGGAAGCAATACGAGCTGTGATTGAATTGATTAGCTCGATGAAGCTAGATTTTCTTAGACTGAGAATAGGTCTCTTGATTATTCCTAACAATTACATTAGCTGTACttttggattatgaatgttgttttgggtttttggaaTTGTGAACTTTTGGTTTGCTtattagtgtttgtttttgttttgcagggtTATCTTTGGTGGATGATTTGTGAAACTTTTTTAGGAGATAATTGTTTacgttttatataaaaatggcAGCTTCTAGCGGCTCTGGTTTGGAAGGTCACAAAGATGACCTCAGTTCTTCTGGTGATCCCCTGAGATCCATTCTTATGttgatatatgttttctttgtgtttactgattttggaagttttatctagtttccatttctctatTTCCCTTTCTTTGAGTGTTTTACTTTTACGTTTTAAGTATAAATAAGGATGAGGTCGAGTTTGTGAGACTCAAGTTAGAGAGAGCTTATCGGTTTACAACTAAGGAAAAAGCTTTGAGCTTTGTTAATCAGATTTTCCAAGGAGTTATTTGTGTGGTCGTTTTAATTTGAATAAGAAAGAGCTTTAACTCTATTTGTTATTCTTAAATTTATCAGCTGTGGATGGGGAAATGTATATAGACATGGAGGAAGACATGGACCTAACGGAAGATGATTTCAGAAATGTGTCTGGCCAGTTTTCAGGGGAAACATCGACAGTGGAGGTTAAGGATGCTGTCAATGTGAGTGTTGAAACCGTGAAAGTGGATGTTAGTTGTATccttatttatctttttatgttGGAGTATAGTTCACTTTAGGATGGAACATGCTTCTATCATCATCCTATGCTCTGAGATTTGAATGCATGTCATTAtgtattctttctttgttttccataaTTACATGTGTCAGCTAAATCTGGTGTTAAAAGATCCAGAACAACCTTCGACGAACAGCAACCTTCAGTCCATGTTACTTATAAACACTTAACAAGGTTAGGTGAAAAGAAGACTCTTAACTCGACCACaagtaaatttttaacatttgaATGCTCAAACGTTGCTGTCATTATATAATTCTTACttgtttttattcttgtttCCTGCATCTTTCAGAGCTAGTAAGCAGAAGCTGGAAAGTTTATTACAGCAATGGTCAGAATGGGAGGCAGAACAAAATTCTTTGTCTGAGGTAGTTATGATTTTTGAGGTCTTCAAAGTGATTTTTATAGCCAatatagtgattttttttttgtttgcaaaagtCAATCAGTTTCAAGTTATTGAAAGAATAATTGGAAATGAAATTTAGCAACTGTGTAAGAAATGATATGGACAATTGTTTGCTGACTATCTCATGTTATATGATCAGGATCAAGAACAACAAGTACTAGAATCTGGTGATGAGACATATTTTCCTGCTTTGCGTGTGGGATTGCAAAAGACATCATCTGTAGTAAGTGAAAATGTCTTTTCGAGCATATTAAAGCTTGAGGATTGATGCAATCCTTACTGATAGATAGATACATTATTGCTTGTGCAGTCATTTTGGTTTGACTACCAAACTGGTGACAATTCTTCGAAGAAGTTAGTTCCTGTGGAAAGTAGCACCACCCCTCTTTATAACCGTGGATTTACAATTGGTTTAGATTCAGCCGGTGGTTCAAATAACTTGGAAGGGTAAACAAATCCTTATTTCTTATTTCGTTTTACTTGTGACAGTGAATGTGAGTGAATGTGCTATTGATACTCTAGTATCTATCTTGTGCAttcgtttattttattttgttgttttaattgtttctaGAGGCTTGGAGATTATTGATGACCCTCCACGCTGCTTCAATTGCGGCGCATACAGTCATTCCTTGAGAGAATGTCCAAAGCCTTTTGATCGATTAGCAGTTAGTAATGCTCGGAGGCAacataaaagcaaaagaaatcaGAATCCTGGATCCCGTCTACCGTCCCGATATTATGAGAGCCCTCAAGTTggtaaatatgatggcttgaagcCCGGGTCACTTGATGCAGAGACACGTCAGCTTCTCGGTCTAAAGGTAATTTTTCAGCCTTTCTTGACTTGTCTTGTATTTGGAATTAAACCAAAGAGAATAAGTTTCCTGACTACGTGATTCTTGTCTTGTCCAGGAACTCGACCCTCCTCCATGGCTTCACAGAATGCGAGAGATTGGATATCCACCAGGATATTTTGGTAAACTTTCCTAATCTCCCGTCATCAtcatacatcatcatcatcatatcagaGGCATCTTTGTTCATGAGTTGGTTGTATCTGCTTTTTGTTTATGTCTTCTTAGCTGTAGAAGAAGATCATCTCTCGGGAATCACTATATTTGGTGAGGAAGAgactaaagaagaagaggaagaagttaaGATGGAGGACGGTGAAATCTTGGAAAAAGCAAACCCTCAAGAGCCAAGAAAGATAATGACAGTTGGGTTTCCCGGGATTAACGCACCCATTCCAGAAAACGCAGATTCGTGGCTATGGGAACAGAGGAATAACACAGCACATAGTTATTATCATGATCACCGTCGACCACAGGACTATAGAGACCAGACAGGCCCTCCAGGTGTTGCACTGTCTTCGAGCTATCCTCCAAGGTATGGCGTTAGATATGATCACGGGTTCGTTTCAGGACTAAGAAGCCCAGGATCCGAACTATCGGAATCCGAAAGAGTTAAGAGCTATTATTACTCTTTGTATGATCCAAATTTCAAGTAGTGAGGGAGGCTAGTACTAGTAGTGATCCATTTAGATCTAGCAGCAGAAGATGTATTAATTAGTGAGTGTGGGATGTAATGGTGTTGTTTAGGGATTAAGTTTTAGCATCAGTATCCAAATTTTGCTCGAAGTGATCCATTAGTTAAGAGCTACCCGCACAATGTTTGTTCGAACCAAAAGCTATGTCCGTGGCCTTAAAATGGTTATGCTAGTTTGGTGTTGTAACATGTCCATCAATGTGTatgcctttttgttttgttgtgttttgttttgttttgtttctactaaaatatagaatatctcAGTGAATCTAGTTCGTTCCGACAATCATTAACAATCTATAAGTAATTAAGTTCGTTTGGACCTTCTTGTCCTAACTCCATAATGACATTAACACTTCCACTCAATACCTTTGTAATTTACtgaataaacttttaaaaaaaacaaatgatttggaaatctaataatttttgtaatttcattcAAACATTTCAACAGTCTTCATCAcaattcattttaattaatttggtttccaaaaatttgtaagattttgttctttttttattactaataaAGAAACACATTTCTATTCAACATCGAGTGTAGTGGAGGATAAGTTTGTGGTAATTGCGGTCAAAACAAAAGTTTGTGagaatttattaaataaaatattttgctaaACATTGAATAagcttcaaaaaaatattttggaagtCTAgtaatttttagtttctttattcAAACTTTATCAAAAGTATTTCTTACAAATCATATCTACTAATTAattcttaagatttttttttcaattacaaattaaaaaaaaagtttattttataaataacgaCGAAACATCGAGATCTAtaacaaagaaatttttttatatagatataaattttttttttctttttttcttttaaagtccTAAAAGAGTATAAAAGCttcgtttttttaatatcattattacaaaagaataaaatctctgactaattaaattattacatagaaatcttttcttttgctataTATATCTACTAAACAAATCCTAAATTGTAATCGTAAatttccaaaaccctaattaaggTAACAACGTAGACCAGACGAAGTCAGaggctttttcttctctctttcaacttatttctcttttgtcttcttcgGTACTTGTTTACTCTGTTTAggtcttgtttttgtgttcttcttcgaTCAATTCGTGAATTTTCTTGATGATCCGTCGTTGAATTGTAGCTGACGCAGCTGATTAGGATTTTGCTGTCCAGGTTAAAAACTCCAAAATTatgggttttattttttttaatggggtGATTTCGTAGCATAATCTTAAGCATAAATCCGACATTAATTGAAGGTTTTGCTTTGGGGATCgcacttttatatttatctataaGCTTTAATTATGGAATCGAGTATTTTGATTAGATTCAGGTTGATCTGttgatttttttcattgtaAGACTCTTTAATCCAATTACACTTAGTGTATACCTTGTGCAACAAGCtataatattatcaatatttttcGTTGTTCGTTTATGGTTGTACGTAGTGACAGTATTGCATGATCCTGACATGTTGATTGAATTGTGTAGGGAATATACGTAATCTGGACGAAGCTGCAGCAGCCATTGTGTAAAAGGAAAACGAGCTTGATGATGATGCCTAGGTTTCCTGAGAATGATGAACCTGGTGATGACTCAGAGAATTACGATGAGCTCATTCGTAACTGGTTGAGTAGTCTAGGAGAGCCGAGTGGTACTGTTGTTGCAtctgatcatgatgatgacGTCCAGTATCTTGGAACGAGAAAAGCTCAGCCAGATCAAAGCGGAAACGAACTGCGAAAGCGGCGGAGGTCTGGTCCTGGTGATTCGTTTAGGCTTCCTGAT
This genomic window contains:
- the LOC104787723 gene encoding uncharacterized protein LOC104787723; this encodes MAASSGSGLEGHKDDLSSSAVDGEMYIDMEEDMDLTEDDFRNVSGQFSGETSTVEVKDAVNVSVETVKVDVSSKSGVKRSRTTFDEQQPSVHVTYKHLTRASKQKLESLLQQWSEWEAEQNSLSEDQEQQVLESGDETYFPALRVGLQKTSSVSFWFDYQTGDNSSKKLVPVESSTTPLYNRGFTIGLDSAGGSNNLEGGLEIIDDPPRCFNCGAYSHSLRECPKPFDRLAVSNARRQHKSKRNQNPGSRLPSRYYESPQVGKYDGLKPGSLDAETRQLLGLKELDPPPWLHRMREIGYPPGYFAVEEDHLSGITIFGEEETKEEEEEVKMEDGEILEKANPQEPRKIMTVGFPGINAPIPENADSWLWEQRNNTAHSYYHDHRRPQDYRDQTGPPGVALSSSYPPRYGVRYDHGFVSGLRSPGSELSESERVKSYYYSLYDPNFK